One window of Anaerolineales bacterium genomic DNA carries:
- a CDS encoding insulinase family protein has protein sequence MAAKTKSSFPSPEDVYQVTLPNGITVLARSNFNSPSVNIGGYLPAGSISETDDKLGLADFVTSMLMRGTQKRTFDDIYNELESVGASLGFDSGVHNVNFGGRALVEDLPLLLNLLSESLRAPGFPKDEVERLRAQLLTGLALRAQDTSDMADLLFEKFLYADHPYGKPTDGFVETVQAITRDDLESFHRLHFGPRGLVIAIVGAIQPRKAVEAVEKVMGGWSVPGQKEPPALPPLKPLKKLITKHHAIPGKSQSDLVVGTIGPNRKSPDHMAASLGNSVLGQFGMMGRIGDAVREKAGLAYYAYSSLHSGIGPGSWEVAAGVNPKNLKKALDLIEKELKRFVKNGVTKEELADSQANFIGRLPLTLDSNGGMVSAILNIHRYDLGMDYYQRYESLVRKVTRTDVVDVAGKYIDPERLVIATAGP, from the coding sequence ATGGCGGCAAAAACAAAATCCTCCTTCCCGAGCCCGGAAGATGTGTATCAGGTTACTTTACCGAACGGAATTACCGTTCTGGCGCGTTCCAACTTCAACAGCCCATCGGTCAATATTGGCGGGTATTTGCCCGCCGGTTCCATCTCCGAGACAGACGATAAACTTGGTCTGGCAGATTTTGTCACCAGCATGCTGATGCGCGGCACGCAAAAGAGAACCTTCGATGATATTTACAATGAGCTTGAATCTGTCGGAGCGAGCCTCGGTTTTGATTCCGGTGTCCACAATGTCAACTTCGGCGGACGGGCGCTCGTGGAAGATCTACCACTTCTGCTAAATCTATTGTCAGAATCCCTGCGCGCTCCGGGTTTCCCGAAAGATGAAGTCGAACGCTTGCGCGCGCAGCTGCTCACAGGCCTTGCCCTGCGCGCGCAGGATACCTCTGATATGGCGGACCTTCTCTTCGAGAAATTCCTCTATGCCGATCATCCCTACGGTAAGCCAACCGATGGGTTCGTGGAAACGGTTCAGGCGATCACGCGGGATGATTTGGAATCATTTCACCGCCTCCACTTCGGACCTCGCGGCCTGGTCATTGCTATCGTCGGCGCGATCCAACCGAGGAAGGCGGTTGAAGCGGTGGAGAAGGTCATGGGAGGCTGGTCGGTTCCGGGTCAGAAAGAGCCGCCTGCACTTCCTCCGCTGAAACCGTTGAAAAAACTCATCACAAAACATCATGCAATTCCAGGCAAGTCACAATCTGATCTCGTGGTTGGAACGATTGGGCCGAATCGTAAAAGCCCCGATCACATGGCGGCGTCGCTTGGGAATTCGGTGCTGGGTCAGTTTGGAATGATGGGGCGCATCGGCGATGCAGTGCGTGAAAAAGCCGGTCTGGCTTATTATGCCTATTCCAGTTTGCATTCGGGAATCGGACCTGGAAGTTGGGAGGTGGCCGCTGGGGTCAACCCAAAGAACCTAAAGAAAGCTCTCGACTTGATCGAGAAGGAACTTAAGCGCTTTGTAAAGAACGGAGTGACAAAGGAAGAACTTGCGGACAGCCAGGCAAATTTCATCGGACGCCTGCCATTGACGCTCGATTCGAACGGCGGCATGGTAAGCGCAATTCTCAATATCCACCGATACGACCTGGGGATGGATTACTATCAGCGTTATGAAAGTTTGGTGCGCAAAGTCACTCGCACCGATGTTGTCGACGTGGCAGGGAAATACATCGATCCGGAACGTCTTGTCATCGCGACAGCAGGACCGTGA
- the acpS gene encoding holo-ACP synthase, giving the protein MNLRTGVDLIEINRIAEAIERHGERFLNRVYTDNEQKECNGRISSLAVRFAAKEAVAKALGCGIGLVSWLDIEVRSDEMKAPYLILSREGERLAKKMGLVTWSISLSHAEKMAIAFVVAIGEK; this is encoded by the coding sequence ATGAACTTACGAACTGGCGTTGACTTGATCGAGATCAACCGGATAGCCGAGGCAATCGAGCGGCATGGGGAACGATTTTTGAATCGAGTTTATACCGATAACGAACAGAAGGAATGTAATGGGCGAATATCTTCTCTTGCTGTACGTTTTGCAGCAAAAGAAGCGGTGGCAAAAGCGCTTGGCTGCGGCATCGGCCTTGTCAGCTGGCTTGATATCGAAGTCCGCTCTGATGAGATGAAAGCACCTTATTTGATCCTGAGCAGGGAGGGAGAGAGGCTGGCAAAGAAAATGGGACTTGTAACCTGGTCGATCAGTTTGAGCCATGCGGAAAAAATGGCGATTGCATTTGTGGTTGCTATCGGCGAAAAATAA
- the rplK gene encoding 50S ribosomal protein L11, whose product MAKKLKAVVRLQLEAGKANPAPPVGPALASHGINIMAFCKEYNARTSSRPGEILPAEITIYTDGSFTFVLRTSPAAVLLRKAAKVEKGSGTPNKDKVGKVTRAQIREIAELKMKDLNAINLEGAMLQIEGTARSMGITVVD is encoded by the coding sequence ATGGCAAAGAAACTGAAAGCAGTCGTACGTCTCCAGCTCGAGGCTGGAAAAGCAAATCCCGCGCCCCCGGTGGGTCCCGCGTTGGCGAGCCATGGCATCAATATCATGGCATTCTGCAAGGAGTACAACGCGCGCACATCGAGCCGCCCTGGTGAAATTCTCCCGGCGGAGATCACGATCTATACCGATGGCTCCTTCACTTTCGTGCTTCGCACGTCGCCCGCTGCGGTGTTGTTACGCAAGGCTGCCAAAGTGGAGAAGGGCTCCGGCACGCCGAACAAGGACAAAGTTGGCAAAGTGACCCGCGCCCAGATCAGGGAGATCGCCGAGTTGAAGATGAAAGATCTCAATGCGATCAACCTCGAAGGCGCGATGTTGCAGATCGAAGGCACCGCCCGCTCGATGGGTATTACGGTGGTTGACTAA
- a CDS encoding ThiF family adenylyltransferase, protein MKIERVSHKPLAETVAGELAASLLNGSLAPGTQLPPERELIVKFGISRATLREALKMLEKHSLLESRPHVGWFAREVNESNLTRAKELAGRNGRQAESPARSEPPTSPIRVPIASDKPIRIPNLHKDRLGTFDFISWWDRDKVQNARVMVIGAGALGNEVIKNLALMGVGHIFIVDFDKIEMANLSRSVLFRETDSNRSKAEIAAARAKTVNPQVHVQYVNGDITSKVGLGVFRRMDAVIGCLDNREARLAVNRFCYWVNKPWVDGAIQELLGLVRVFVPGQGACYECTLTEQALRDLSLRYSCPLLARQNVLLGKVPTTPTIASIIGAMQSQEALKLINSMPVEPGKVTHFNGMVNEMHTTAYVPRDDCESHWTYGTITELPARAERTTLDDLLRIACADLGLNAVIELDQELVTKFECPNCKTVEEVLRPLGEVSLEAGHCPNCGILREAFLTHVITGEEKFLHRTLASVGVPPLHIIRAHNGEEYRFYELTGDLDQALHFHDFETRIGLEDKKEMRIRIKEAPLHIKDIKTSPVLRVGSGRIRLRDEK, encoded by the coding sequence ATGAAAATCGAACGAGTTTCCCACAAACCCCTTGCCGAGACGGTGGCAGGTGAGCTTGCCGCTTCTCTCTTGAACGGGAGTCTGGCTCCCGGCACACAACTCCCGCCTGAGCGCGAGTTGATCGTCAAATTCGGCATCAGCCGGGCCACCCTGCGCGAAGCGCTCAAGATGCTCGAAAAACACAGCCTGTTGGAGTCGCGCCCACACGTCGGCTGGTTCGCGCGCGAGGTCAACGAATCGAACCTGACCCGGGCGAAGGAACTGGCTGGAAGGAATGGGAGACAGGCTGAAAGTCCGGCTCGAAGCGAGCCGCCCACGAGTCCGATCCGGGTACCGATCGCATCCGATAAGCCGATCCGCATCCCAAACTTGCATAAGGACCGCCTCGGGACGTTCGACTTCATCTCATGGTGGGATCGTGATAAAGTCCAAAACGCAAGGGTCATGGTCATCGGCGCAGGCGCGCTTGGCAACGAGGTCATAAAAAACCTGGCTTTGATGGGTGTGGGGCATATCTTCATCGTGGATTTCGATAAGATCGAAATGGCGAACTTGAGCCGCTCAGTTCTCTTTCGTGAAACGGATAGCAACCGCAGTAAAGCGGAAATCGCCGCTGCGCGCGCGAAAACCGTCAATCCACAGGTGCATGTTCAGTATGTGAACGGAGATATCACATCCAAAGTCGGGCTGGGGGTCTTCCGCCGCATGGACGCGGTCATCGGTTGTCTTGATAACCGCGAGGCACGCCTGGCGGTGAACCGCTTTTGTTACTGGGTAAACAAACCCTGGGTGGATGGCGCAATCCAGGAACTGCTTGGTTTGGTGCGCGTCTTTGTGCCGGGTCAGGGCGCATGTTATGAATGCACCCTGACCGAGCAGGCACTGCGAGATTTGTCACTTCGTTATTCATGCCCATTGCTTGCCCGGCAAAACGTTCTCCTGGGTAAAGTTCCGACTACGCCGACCATCGCCTCGATCATCGGCGCGATGCAATCGCAGGAGGCGTTGAAACTGATCAACAGCATGCCCGTCGAGCCGGGCAAGGTGACCCACTTTAACGGCATGGTCAACGAAATGCACACGACAGCCTATGTACCGCGCGATGATTGCGAGTCCCATTGGACGTATGGGACGATCACAGAACTTCCCGCCCGCGCCGAACGGACGACCCTCGACGATTTGCTCCGCATCGCCTGCGCGGACCTCGGGCTGAATGCTGTAATCGAACTGGACCAGGAACTTGTCACGAAATTCGAATGCCCGAACTGCAAAACGGTCGAGGAAGTCTTGCGCCCGCTCGGTGAAGTCTCGTTGGAAGCCGGGCATTGCCCGAACTGCGGCATTTTGCGCGAGGCTTTTCTGACCCACGTCATCACCGGCGAAGAAAAATTCCTTCATCGCACACTGGCGAGTGTCGGAGTGCCGCCCCTGCATATCATCCGCGCTCACAACGGCGAGGAATACCGCTTTTATGAACTGACCGGCGATCTCGATCAGGCGCTTCATTTTCATGATTTCGAGACGCGGATCGGACTCGAAGACAAGAAAGAGATGCGCATCCGGATCAAAGAAGCGCCGCTTCATATCAAAGATATAAAGACATCCCCGGTCTTGCGGGTGGGCTCGGGACGAATCCGTCTACGGGACGAGAAATGA
- a CDS encoding insulinase family protein yields MKNVTQVQLKNGMKVMLKEIHTAPIISSWIWYRVGSRDESTGRTGISHWTEHMLFKGTKKFPGGMLDKAISRDGGRWNASTSRDSTRYYETMPGAKIDLALRLEADRMTRSLFDPKEVASERTVIISEREGSENEPMFLLGEAVQNASFRVHPYHHEIIGDMADLRSITRDDLFDHYRAFYVPNNAVLSVAGDFDTRSMLKRIKELFEPIPRGNIPPRLARPEPERKGELQLTVEGPGETAFTQIAYPFPNATHPDYFPLQVLESLLNGASGLSYKTCRLYRALVDTSLAVDVSGWSESTIDPFLYRFTIVHRPDVKPEKALAALDDEIKKMQDEPAPEAEIHRAVKQARAVFAYGSENITHQAFWMGYTSMFSDYSWYTTYLDKLAKVTPDDVQRVAQTYFQQNKRVVGAYVPAGKAN; encoded by the coding sequence ATGAAAAACGTTACCCAGGTCCAGTTGAAGAACGGCATGAAGGTCATGCTCAAGGAGATTCACACCGCGCCAATTATCTCGTCGTGGATCTGGTACAGGGTCGGCTCACGAGACGAATCGACTGGCAGGACCGGCATCTCTCATTGGACCGAGCATATGCTGTTCAAAGGAACGAAAAAATTTCCCGGCGGCATGCTGGACAAAGCCATCTCCCGCGACGGCGGGCGATGGAACGCCTCCACTTCACGTGATTCCACCCGTTATTATGAAACCATGCCCGGGGCCAAGATCGATCTTGCCTTGCGGCTCGAAGCGGACCGAATGACCAGGAGTCTTTTCGACCCAAAGGAGGTTGCCTCCGAACGGACGGTCATCATCTCGGAACGCGAAGGCTCCGAGAACGAGCCGATGTTCCTGCTGGGGGAGGCGGTACAAAACGCATCCTTCCGCGTGCATCCCTATCATCACGAGATCATCGGCGACATGGCCGATCTGCGCTCCATCACACGCGATGATTTGTTCGATCACTATCGCGCTTTTTACGTTCCGAACAACGCCGTCCTTTCAGTGGCGGGGGATTTCGACACCAGATCCATGCTCAAACGCATCAAGGAATTATTCGAGCCGATTCCCAGAGGGAACATCCCGCCGCGCCTCGCCCGACCTGAACCTGAACGAAAAGGAGAACTTCAGTTGACAGTGGAAGGTCCCGGCGAGACTGCATTCACGCAAATCGCCTATCCGTTTCCGAACGCCACCCATCCGGATTACTTTCCGCTTCAAGTGCTCGAAAGTTTGCTCAATGGCGCAAGCGGGCTTTCTTATAAAACCTGCCGCCTTTACCGAGCTCTGGTGGATACAAGCCTTGCCGTGGATGTTTCCGGCTGGTCCGAGTCGACGATCGATCCGTTCCTTTATCGTTTCACCATCGTGCATCGCCCGGATGTGAAACCGGAGAAAGCCCTCGCCGCGCTGGACGATGAAATCAAAAAAATGCAGGATGAACCCGCGCCTGAAGCGGAGATCCATCGCGCGGTCAAACAAGCTCGGGCGGTTTTTGCCTACGGCAGCGAGAACATCACGCATCAGGCTTTTTGGATGGGGTACACCTCGATGTTCTCCGATTACAGTTGGTACACTACGTATTTGGATAAACTCGCAAAGGTGACTCCAGACGACGTCCAGCGCGTGGCTCAGACGTACTTTCAACAAAATAAACGCGTGGTTGGGGCTTATGTCCCGGCAGGGAAGGCAAACTAG
- the rplL gene encoding 50S ribosomal protein L7/L12 — MSDKLAKLVDELSTLSVLEAADLVKMLEEKWGVSAAAPVAVAAVAGAGAAAAEPVEEKTEFDVVIKDAGAKKIDVIKVIRQLTSLGLGEAKALAEAGGSKVLTGVGKEAAMDAKKKLEEAGAQIVVE, encoded by the coding sequence ATGTCTGACAAACTCGCAAAACTCGTGGATGAACTTTCCACCCTTTCCGTTCTCGAGGCGGCTGACCTCGTGAAAATGCTCGAAGAAAAGTGGGGCGTTTCCGCCGCCGCTCCCGTGGCTGTCGCCGCCGTCGCCGGGGCTGGCGCTGCCGCCGCCGAACCCGTGGAAGAGAAGACCGAGTTCGATGTGGTCATCAAGGATGCAGGCGCCAAAAAGATCGACGTCATCAAGGTCATCCGCCAGTTGACCAGCCTCGGTCTCGGCGAAGCCAAAGCGCTCGCCGAAGCCGGTGGCTCCAAGGTCCTCACTGGTGTAGGCAAGGAGGCCGCCATGGACGCCAAGAAGAAACTCGAAGAAGCCGGCGCCCAGATCGTCGTCGAGTAA
- the tuf gene encoding elongation factor Tu encodes MAKGKFDRSKPHLNVGTMGHIDHGKTTLTAAITKVAGFAGQAEFKAYDQIDNAPEEKARGITINIAHVEYQTDKRHYAHVDMPGHRDYIKNMITGAAQVDGAILVVAAPDGPMPQTREHVLLARQVEVPSIVVFLNKVDMMDDPELLELVELELRELLSSYGFPGDTTPIVRGSAKNALDSTSTDPNAPEYACIKELLRVVDEYIPEPKRDKDKPFMMAVEDVFSIKGRGTVVTGRVDRGVAKKGDAIEIVGLRETKSSVITGTEMFHKELDEVVAGDNAGILLRGIERTDVERGQVLVKPGSVTPHKKFLAEVYVLKKEEGGRHKAFFSGYRPQFYIRTMDVTGDIKLPDGVEMVMPGDNVNLEVELIVPVALEQGSKFAIREGGLTVGAGVVTKIIA; translated from the coding sequence ATGGCGAAAGGAAAGTTTGACAGGAGCAAGCCGCATCTGAACGTAGGGACGATGGGGCACATCGACCACGGCAAGACGACGCTGACGGCTGCGATCACGAAAGTGGCGGGTTTCGCCGGGCAGGCGGAATTCAAAGCGTATGATCAGATCGACAATGCGCCGGAAGAGAAAGCGCGCGGGATCACGATCAACATTGCGCATGTCGAATACCAGACGGACAAGCGGCACTACGCCCACGTGGACATGCCGGGACACCGCGACTACATCAAGAACATGATCACGGGCGCGGCGCAGGTGGACGGCGCGATCCTGGTGGTGGCGGCTCCGGATGGACCAATGCCGCAGACCCGCGAACACGTGCTTTTGGCGCGCCAGGTGGAAGTGCCGAGTATTGTCGTGTTCCTGAACAAGGTCGACATGATGGACGACCCGGAGCTGCTCGAACTGGTCGAGTTGGAACTGCGCGAACTGCTCTCGAGCTACGGCTTCCCGGGCGACACGACCCCGATCGTGCGCGGCAGCGCCAAGAACGCGCTGGACAGCACCTCGACCGACCCGAACGCGCCGGAATATGCCTGCATCAAGGAGTTGCTGCGGGTGGTGGATGAATACATCCCGGAACCGAAGCGCGACAAGGACAAGCCGTTCATGATGGCGGTGGAGGACGTGTTCTCGATCAAGGGGCGCGGGACGGTGGTGACCGGACGGGTGGACCGCGGCGTCGCCAAGAAGGGCGACGCGATTGAGATCGTGGGTTTGCGCGAGACGAAGAGCAGTGTCATCACGGGCACCGAGATGTTCCACAAGGAGTTGGACGAAGTGGTGGCGGGCGACAACGCGGGCATCCTGCTGCGCGGCATCGAACGCACGGACGTGGAGCGCGGACAGGTGCTGGTGAAGCCGGGCTCGGTGACGCCGCACAAGAAGTTCCTGGCGGAGGTGTACGTGTTGAAGAAGGAAGAGGGCGGGCGTCACAAGGCATTCTTCTCTGGGTATCGACCGCAGTTCTACATTCGCACGATGGATGTGACGGGCGACATCAAGCTGCCGGACGGCGTGGAGATGGTGATGCCGGGCGACAACGTGAACCTGGAAGTGGAGTTGATCGTGCCGGTGGCGTTGGAGCAGGGCTCGAAGTTCGCCATCCGTGAAGGCGGTCTGACCGTCGGCGCCGGTGTCGTCACCAAGATCATCGCGTAA
- a CDS encoding 50S ribosomal protein L10, whose amino-acid sequence MAISKQRKEEVIAQYNDWVKRSQAVILVEYTGANMKSLDNLRAKIRESGGEFHVVKNTLVRRVFADNGWDVPGDLLVKSTAVSFAFADPASTAKALTDATKGNEFVKVKGGFMAGKAMNSAQVKALSDLPPLPVMRATLLGVLQAPAGKLVRTLAEPARGLAAVIKARTESAPAVA is encoded by the coding sequence TTGGCAATTTCAAAACAACGCAAGGAAGAGGTGATTGCCCAGTACAACGACTGGGTCAAGCGCAGCCAGGCAGTGATTCTCGTGGAATATACTGGCGCGAACATGAAATCGCTCGATAATCTCCGCGCAAAGATCCGCGAATCCGGCGGTGAATTCCATGTGGTCAAGAACACGCTTGTCCGCCGCGTTTTTGCGGATAACGGATGGGATGTGCCCGGCGACCTGCTGGTCAAATCCACGGCTGTTTCGTTCGCGTTCGCAGACCCCGCTTCCACGGCAAAAGCCCTGACCGATGCAACAAAAGGCAACGAATTCGTAAAGGTCAAAGGCGGTTTCATGGCTGGCAAGGCTATGAACTCCGCCCAGGTCAAGGCATTATCTGACCTGCCGCCACTGCCCGTCATGCGTGCGACGCTACTCGGCGTTTTGCAGGCTCCGGCTGGCAAACTCGTCCGCACGCTCGCAGAGCCCGCGCGTGGATTGGCTGCCGTCATTAAAGCGCGCACCGAAAGCGCGCCGGCAGTTGCCTAA
- the secE gene encoding preprotein translocase subunit SecE, protein MQRYFRETTGELRKVSWPTWPEARRLTGLVLLVMVAVGLFLAGVDFLAGELLNLILAI, encoded by the coding sequence ATCCAGCGGTACTTCCGCGAGACGACGGGCGAACTCCGCAAAGTAAGCTGGCCCACCTGGCCCGAAGCGCGCCGCCTGACCGGACTCGTGTTGCTTGTGATGGTCGCTGTCGGGCTCTTCCTCGCCGGTGTGGATTTCCTCGCCGGAGAATTGTTGAACCTGATCCTCGCGATCTAG
- the rpmG gene encoding 50S ribosomal protein L33, whose translation MASKKKDVRPVITLQCNDCKERNYTTEKNRRNDPNRLEFKKYCGRCKKHTVHRETK comes from the coding sequence ATGGCTTCAAAGAAGAAAGACGTCCGACCGGTGATCACTCTTCAGTGCAACGACTGCAAGGAGCGTAACTACACTACCGAGAAGAATCGCCGAAACGATCCGAACCGGTTGGAATTCAAGAAATATTGCGGCCGTTGCAAGAAACATACGGTCCATCGCGAAACGAAGTAG
- the nusG gene encoding transcription termination/antitermination protein NusG has product MDLPEPQEQIEQEPKDEQSAEQNAPAESFDSNPEPEPVSAPETKLPSNLPPVESTVEGPAWFVIHCYSGYENKVRHNLEQRIETMGMKDRIFDVFIPMQEEIEVKDGKRRTVERHIFPGYVLVNMVLSEESWYVVRNTPGVTGFVGMGNSPTPLRPEEVAQIVKRTEADSPTVKVTFKQGERVRIIDGPFNDFRGVVSEIDMERSKVRVMVSFFGRETPVELDFLQVEKS; this is encoded by the coding sequence ATGGACTTACCGGAACCGCAAGAGCAGATCGAACAGGAACCGAAGGATGAACAGTCCGCAGAGCAGAATGCTCCGGCGGAAAGTTTCGATTCCAATCCGGAACCTGAGCCTGTCTCCGCGCCCGAAACGAAACTCCCCTCGAACCTTCCTCCCGTTGAATCCACTGTCGAGGGACCTGCATGGTTTGTGATCCATTGTTACTCGGGCTACGAGAACAAAGTCCGTCACAACCTCGAACAGCGCATCGAAACAATGGGCATGAAGGATAGGATCTTCGATGTATTCATCCCCATGCAGGAAGAGATCGAGGTGAAGGATGGCAAACGCCGCACGGTCGAGCGCCATATCTTTCCCGGTTACGTTCTTGTGAACATGGTCCTCTCGGAAGAGTCCTGGTATGTGGTGCGCAATACGCCGGGCGTGACCGGTTTCGTGGGCATGGGAAATTCGCCTACACCGCTTCGTCCCGAGGAGGTTGCTCAGATCGTCAAGCGCACCGAAGCCGATTCGCCCACGGTCAAGGTCACGTTTAAGCAGGGCGAACGTGTCCGCATCATCGATGGACCATTCAACGACTTCCGCGGCGTGGTCTCCGAGATCGATATGGAGCGCAGCAAGGTGCGCGTGATGGTCAGTTTCTTCGGGCGCGAAACGCCAGTGGAACTGGACTTTCTGCAGGTCGAGAAGTCGTAG
- a CDS encoding 50S ribosomal protein L1, whose amino-acid sequence MTRHGKKYLAALAKVDIDKIYPAQEAVALAKETSITKFDSTIEVHMRTTLDSRQSDQQLRDVVVLPHGLGKTVRVLVFAQGEGAAAARAGGADFVADDDESLKKIEGGLLDFDVAIATPDAMGKVGRLGRVLGPRGLMPNPKAGTVVPAQDIERAIKEAKAGRVEYRLDKSNNIHVTIGKASFDAQKLYENYVALMEAINKSRPSGAKGNFIKRITVASTMGPGVKVDPGEHIEGAG is encoded by the coding sequence ATGACTAGACACGGAAAGAAATATCTGGCAGCTCTCGCCAAGGTCGATATCGACAAGATCTATCCCGCACAAGAAGCGGTGGCTCTCGCAAAAGAGACGAGCATTACCAAATTCGATTCGACCATCGAAGTCCATATGCGCACGACGCTTGATTCACGCCAGTCGGACCAGCAATTGCGCGATGTGGTTGTGCTTCCGCACGGATTGGGAAAGACCGTTCGCGTATTGGTATTTGCCCAGGGAGAAGGCGCTGCGGCGGCACGAGCTGGCGGCGCGGATTTTGTCGCGGACGACGATGAGTCACTGAAGAAGATCGAGGGCGGCTTGTTGGATTTCGATGTGGCCATCGCCACCCCCGACGCGATGGGCAAGGTCGGCCGCCTCGGTCGCGTGCTCGGTCCGCGTGGTTTGATGCCGAATCCCAAAGCCGGGACCGTCGTCCCTGCGCAGGATATCGAACGCGCCATCAAGGAAGCAAAAGCGGGCCGCGTGGAATATCGTCTCGATAAGAGCAACAATATTCACGTCACAATCGGCAAGGCATCTTTCGATGCGCAGAAATTGTATGAGAATTACGTGGCGCTGATGGAGGCGATCAACAAGTCCCGCCCTTCCGGCGCAAAAGGCAACTTTATCAAGCGCATTACGGTTGCCTCCACCATGGGCCCGGGCGTAAAGGTCGACCCGGGCGAACATATTGAAGGAGCCGGATAG